One region of Corynebacterium capitovis DSM 44611 genomic DNA includes:
- the glgC gene encoding glucose-1-phosphate adenylyltransferase yields the protein MKNQPRVLAIVLAGGEGKRLFPLTADRAKPAVPFGGNYRLIDFVLSNLVNAGYMRIAVLTQYKSHSLDRHVATAWNVSGPTPQYIASVPAQQRRGKRWYNGSADAIVQSLNLIYDDHPDYVLVFGADHVYRMDPSQMVEDHIRSGKAATVAGIRVPRGEATAFGCIQADEDGTVTEFLEKPADPPGTPDDPDVTFASMGNYVFSTEALIKALLEDEQNDDSNHDMGGDIIPYFVTKGEANVYDFSGNEVPGATERDKGYWRDVGTIDSFYDAHMDLISSHPVFNLYNKAWPIHSTEDSNLPPAKFVLGGIAQESIVASGSIVSGATVRNSVLSTDVRIEEGATVEGSVLMPGVRVGKGAVVRHAILDKNVYVSDGEILGVNVEQDRERYTVSDSGVVVVGKNQVV from the coding sequence CTGCTGACCGTGCGAAGCCAGCCGTGCCCTTCGGCGGCAATTACCGCTTGATTGACTTTGTGCTTTCCAACCTCGTCAACGCGGGGTACATGCGCATTGCGGTCCTGACCCAGTACAAATCACATTCTCTGGACCGGCACGTCGCAACGGCGTGGAACGTTTCGGGTCCCACGCCGCAGTACATCGCGTCAGTTCCGGCGCAGCAGCGCCGTGGTAAGCGGTGGTACAACGGCTCGGCCGACGCCATTGTGCAGTCGCTTAACCTGATTTACGACGACCACCCCGATTACGTTCTCGTCTTCGGCGCGGACCACGTTTACCGGATGGACCCCTCGCAAATGGTGGAGGATCACATTCGCTCCGGCAAGGCGGCGACCGTGGCGGGGATCCGCGTGCCGCGCGGGGAGGCCACGGCCTTCGGTTGCATTCAGGCCGACGAGGACGGCACCGTGACGGAGTTCCTGGAAAAGCCCGCCGACCCGCCCGGCACCCCGGATGACCCCGACGTCACCTTTGCTTCCATGGGCAACTACGTGTTTTCTACGGAGGCGTTGATCAAGGCGCTGCTCGAAGACGAGCAAAACGATGACTCTAACCACGACATGGGCGGCGACATCATCCCGTATTTCGTGACCAAGGGCGAGGCCAACGTATATGACTTCTCGGGCAACGAGGTACCGGGCGCCACCGAACGCGACAAGGGTTACTGGCGCGATGTCGGTACGATCGACTCGTTTTACGATGCGCACATGGATCTCATTTCCTCGCACCCCGTCTTTAATCTGTACAACAAGGCGTGGCCGATCCACTCGACGGAAGACAGCAACCTTCCGCCGGCGAAGTTTGTCCTCGGGGGCATCGCGCAGGAGTCAATCGTTGCGTCCGGCTCCATCGTCTCGGGCGCGACGGTGCGGAACTCGGTACTCTCCACCGATGTCCGAATCGAGGAAGGCGCGACCGTAGAGGGCTCGGTGCTTATGCCCGGGGTTCGCGTCGGCAAAGGCGCGGTGGTTCGTCACGCCATCTTGGATAAGAACGTCTACGTCTCCGACGGGGAGATCCTCGGGGTCAACGTCGAGCAGGACCGCGAGCGCTACACCGTCTCGGACAGCGGCGTCGTGGTCGTGGGCAAAAACCAGGTAGTTTAG
- a CDS encoding class I SAM-dependent methyltransferase, with protein sequence MNSSHDSAFTLMNDFLTGAEADGDTPFHRGLARARADAEENFLSAPGVSLGGLLSILAASGTQGAVAVTPAAGVVGLHILRGLPPKAALTCIDPETVHQSGAREAFREAGFAPARARFLTARPLDVMSRLAPGSYQLVYADVSPVDMSAVLHAAWPLLAPGGTLVLADSLLDGTVADHTRRDRETEAARAAWGDVDKLAAEEGALVAYLPLDGGTTLVTRR encoded by the coding sequence GTGAACAGCTCCCACGACTCCGCCTTTACGCTCATGAACGACTTCCTCACCGGCGCGGAAGCCGACGGGGATACGCCCTTCCACCGCGGTCTCGCCCGGGCCCGGGCAGATGCGGAGGAGAATTTCCTATCGGCACCCGGTGTGTCCCTGGGAGGGTTGTTGTCCATCCTGGCGGCGTCGGGGACGCAGGGAGCCGTGGCAGTGACCCCAGCCGCGGGGGTTGTGGGTCTGCACATTCTTCGCGGGCTTCCTCCGAAAGCCGCGCTGACGTGCATTGACCCAGAAACCGTGCACCAGTCGGGGGCGCGCGAGGCGTTCCGCGAAGCCGGGTTTGCACCCGCCCGCGCCCGCTTTCTGACAGCGCGGCCGCTCGACGTCATGAGCCGCCTTGCGCCAGGCTCGTACCAGCTTGTCTACGCGGACGTCTCCCCCGTTGACATGTCCGCGGTCCTGCACGCGGCGTGGCCCCTCCTCGCCCCGGGGGGAACGCTCGTTCTCGCGGACTCACTTCTCGACGGAACCGTCGCCGACCACACCCGCCGAGACCGAGAAACTGAAGCTGCCCGCGCGGCGTGGGGGGACGTCGACAAGCTGGCGGCTGAGGAAGGAGCCCTAGTGGCCTACCTCCCCCTCGACGGGGGAACCACCCTCGTGACTCGGCGCTAA
- the sigE gene encoding RNA polymerase sigma factor SigE, with translation MKSPAPEPLSGTAAFDAGAGNMPSWSELVAEHADSVYRLAYRLAGNQYDAEDLTQETFMRVFRSLRNYKPGTFEGWLHRITTNLFLDMVRRRAKIRMDSLPEDYERVPGTDRTPEQVYSDSNLDPALQRALDGLSPDFRVAVVLCDVVGMSYEEIASTLGVKMGTVRSRIHRGRAQLRESLEAQALNDASARELIRSH, from the coding sequence ATGAAATCTCCCGCCCCCGAACCCCTTTCCGGCACTGCCGCGTTTGATGCGGGGGCGGGTAACATGCCCTCGTGGTCAGAGCTCGTCGCCGAGCACGCCGACAGTGTCTACCGGCTGGCCTACCGTCTCGCCGGGAACCAGTATGACGCGGAGGATCTGACGCAGGAGACGTTCATGCGGGTTTTCCGCTCCCTACGTAACTACAAGCCCGGCACGTTTGAGGGGTGGCTGCACCGGATTACCACCAACTTGTTCCTAGACATGGTTCGCCGCCGGGCGAAGATCCGGATGGACTCTCTGCCCGAGGATTACGAACGCGTGCCTGGAACGGACCGCACCCCTGAGCAGGTTTACTCCGACTCGAACTTGGACCCTGCCCTGCAGCGCGCGCTGGACGGGCTCTCCCCCGATTTCCGTGTTGCAGTGGTCCTGTGCGACGTCGTCGGGATGAGCTACGAGGAGATCGCGTCGACTCTCGGTGTGAAGATGGGCACCGTGCGATCCCGCATTCACCGGGGGCGGGCGCAGCTCCGCGAGAGCTTGGAGGCGCAGGCCCTCAACGACGCGAGCGCGCGCGAACTCATCCGTAGCCACTAG